The Collinsella aerofaciens genomic sequence GGCGATGCGGATAGCGACATGGGCATGGTTTTCGTTGCGAGCACGGGTCCCCTGGGGAGCACCGTGCATTTTTGGGAGTTTTCAGCAGGCCGGGACAAATGCATACGCACCGGGCGCATCTAATTAGTCCCACGGTAGCCTTCGACCGGCGATTTGGGTCGGCAGACAGGCCTCGTCGAGACAAACAAGCATGCCTCGCGCCACGTCGGACCCCAAAATGACGTCGATCTCCGCAATGCTACCCGACTGCAGCGGCACCGGCAGAGCTCGCGGTGCTGAATACTCCGTTTTTTGCACGGCACGGGCGGGGGTACATCAGGATCAGGAAAAATATCCCAGCCTTTTTATGCAATCTGTAATGGGAAGTATGCAAAACACCAAGAGATAGCATTGCTGGTGTCCAAATTGAGCGCGCAGGGCAGCGGCGCGTCCGCCCTGCGCCCAAATCCAGCAGAGCGGGGACGCTCCTAACAAATCCTCACCGGCAAACAAACGCGGCTCGAGCGTTATCCCAAAATTGGCTGCCCGAGCCGCGCTTAACGGTACGGCATGAATACTTAGCGCTCGTAAATCAAGTTACCTGCCAGGTAGGTGGCCTGAACCTTGGTAGCCTGGAGCTCTTGTGGATCGACAGTGAGCGGGTTTTGGTCCAGGACTACAAGGTCGGCATACTTGCCGGGCTCCAAGCTGCCGAGGTTTTGCTCGTCGCCCGCTGCGTACGCGCTGCCCAGGGTGTAGTTGCGCAGGGCTGTTGCTGCATCGATGCGCTCGCTCGGTAACCAGCCGCCCTCGGGCCAGTGGCTTTTGGGGTCCTGGCGCGTGATAGCCGTGTAGAGCACGTTCATGCTGGTAACGGGCGTGATAGGGCTGTCGGTACCGAAAGCTTGGCGAATGCCGCGCTGCTTATAGGTCGCAAACGGCCACATGATGCGGCTGCGTTCCAGGCCCAGATCGCGCTCGGGGCCGCCCGGGTCGAGTGTAATGTGACAGGGCTGGCTCGAGGCAACGACGTTAAGCTTGCGTAGACGATCGATGTCCTCGGGCAAGAGGTTCTCCAGATGCTCGAGCGTATTATGGCAGTGCTGGGGCAGGCCGTACAGTTCGGCGGCCTCCTCAAAGATATCGAGCGCGGCATGGATGGCACCGTCGCCGATGACGTGGATACGCACGGTGTGGCCGCGCTCCGCAGCCGCCAGAACCAGCTTACGCATGCGCTCGGCAGGAACTGTCAAACGGCCCTGATCGCCCGGGAAGCGCGGATTGGTATAGGGCTCGGTGAGATACGCCGTGTGTTCGCTCGACACGCCGTCGAAGAACTGCTTAAAACCAGGCGCCGAGAGCAGCGCGTTGTTCGCATAGCGAGCCTGCAGCTCTTCCAAGCGCGATTGGTCATCCAGCAGCGTGGGAAACAGATGGGCGCGGATGCCCAGCTTGCCGGCGGCTTGCAGCTTGTCGTAAACATCGTCGCGAATAAAGTCACAGCCCGGCATGGGCATGAGCGACATATCGCATATCGAGGTGATGCCCTGCTCGGCCATACGCCTCATTTGATCGGAGTAAGCGCTTGCAATGCGATCCTCCCCCAGCCACTCAAGGCAGCGCGGTAGCAGCTGCATGCCAGCCGCCTCGTGAGCAATGCCCGTGAGCTCACCGTTTGCATCCTTGTCGTAGCTGCCGCCCGCTGGCGGCTCGCTGTCGCGTGTGACGCCGAGCGCCTCGAGTGCGCGGCTGTTGAGCCAAAGCGTGTGTCCGTCGCCCGAATACATAACGCAGGGACGATCGGGGAATGCCGCATCGAGCGACGCCTTGGTAGGATGCTCGGGCGGGTCCCAACGGTAGTCGCGCCAGCCCTGCGTCACAACCCAAGCGTCGTCGGGCAGGTCCTGGGAAAACTCGAGCGCATGTTGCACCAGCGCCGCCTCGGACGTGCCCATATCCATGAGCATGTACGGCGAGGAGCCGACCGAGGTATGGAAGAAGTGCAGATGAGCGTCATGGAAACCGGGGCAGACAAACTGTTCGCCGTAGTCGATAACCGACGTGGCGGCAGAAGCGGCGGCGATCACGTCGTCGGGCGCACCGACTGCGACGATACGGTCGCCTGCGATGGCAATCGCCAGCTCGCGGGCGGTATCGATGCCGTCTTGCGCGGTAAAGACGTTCTTGGAACGGATAATCCGATCGATATGTTGCATGGGCATCCCCATCTCTGGCAGGAAATTCAACACCCCCGAGTGTACTCCCCCGCCCTTGCAACAAAACCCCAAGCGGCAAACGGCAACTTTACCAGCCCTAGCGGCAGGTGGCATACTGGAGAGAGCCTGTACGATTTTGCGATCAACCCAGCAAGGAGCAAATCGACCATGACGAAGACCAAGGCACAGCAGATTATGGCGGCGACCGAGGCTCGCGCGGCTGACGACGTCACCGCAGCCATCAAAGATATCGCTACCGAGTTTGAACCCTATATCATCAAGCAGCGCCGGCACTTCCATAAGCACCCGGAGCTGAGCCTTGCCGAGGAGCGCACGACCTCCGACATCGCCAACCAGCTCGACGCCATGAATATCCCCTACGAGCGTCCGCTCAAGACGGGCCTTGTGGCGACCCTTCGCGGCACCGCGCCCGACGCCTATCGCGAGGACGGCACGCCACGCCGCCGCATCCTGCTGCGCGCCGACATCGACGCCCTGCCCGTCACCGAACAGACCGGCGAGGAGTTCGCCAGCGTCAACGAGGGTTGCATGCACGCCTGCGGTCACGACTGCCATATCGCCATGATGCTCGGAACGCTGCAAATCCTGCGCCATATGACCGACGACATCCACGGCGAAGTCCGCATCGTATTCCAGCCCAGCGAGGAAAACGGCCAGGGCGCTAAGCTCATGATCGGCACGGGTGTGCTCGACGGCGTCGATGGCGCCTACGCCGCGCACATCTGGAGTGAGGTCGACGCCGGCACCGTGAGCTGCGAGCCCGGACCGCGCATGGCCAATACCGACTGGTTCCGTATCGATGTACGCGGCACCTCGTGCCACGGCGCCATGCCCCAGCGCGGTCACGACGCCGTCATGGTGGCCGCCGAGATCGTCAATGCTCTGCAGACCATCGTCTCGCGCGAAATCAGCCCCTACGAGCCGGCCGTCATCACCGTCGGCGAGCTGCACGGCGGCACCGCGCGCAACGTTATCGCCGGCACGGCCTACCTCGCCGGCACGGTGCGCACCTACGGCGATTCGACCCATGAGGAAATGCCGGAGCTTATGCGCCGCATCGTGGAGCATACCGCGGCCGCCCTGGGCGCCGAGGCAGAGCTCACCGATTACACCATCGCCAACTACAAGGTCGAAAACGAGGTCGCCTCGAGCGAGCGCTGCCGTCAGGCTGTAATCAAATGCCTGGGTCCCACCGGTCAAGG encodes the following:
- a CDS encoding M20 family metallopeptidase, with amino-acid sequence MTKTKAQQIMAATEARAADDVTAAIKDIATEFEPYIIKQRRHFHKHPELSLAEERTTSDIANQLDAMNIPYERPLKTGLVATLRGTAPDAYREDGTPRRRILLRADIDALPVTEQTGEEFASVNEGCMHACGHDCHIAMMLGTLQILRHMTDDIHGEVRIVFQPSEENGQGAKLMIGTGVLDGVDGAYAAHIWSEVDAGTVSCEPGPRMANTDWFRIDVRGTSCHGAMPQRGHDAVMVAAEIVNALQTIVSREISPYEPAVITVGELHGGTARNVIAGTAYLAGTVRTYGDSTHEEMPELMRRIVEHTAAALGAEAELTDYTIANYKVENEVASSERCRQAVIKCLGPTGQGHYRGTLSGEDFSEYLRRVPGVLAFVGTRNPKIGATYAQHSCFYKIDESVLAKGSMVAAQYAIDFLAEPTQEELDGPAITAVAETNPDLAAKLRSAKATTAEARDAIHDARTARHAAIKGIHDARAAARREEKHDE
- a CDS encoding amidohydrolase produces the protein MPMQHIDRIIRSKNVFTAQDGIDTARELAIAIAGDRIVAVGAPDDVIAAASAATSVIDYGEQFVCPGFHDAHLHFFHTSVGSSPYMLMDMGTSEAALVQHALEFSQDLPDDAWVVTQGWRDYRWDPPEHPTKASLDAAFPDRPCVMYSGDGHTLWLNSRALEALGVTRDSEPPAGGSYDKDANGELTGIAHEAAGMQLLPRCLEWLGEDRIASAYSDQMRRMAEQGITSICDMSLMPMPGCDFIRDDVYDKLQAAGKLGIRAHLFPTLLDDQSRLEELQARYANNALLSAPGFKQFFDGVSSEHTAYLTEPYTNPRFPGDQGRLTVPAERMRKLVLAAAERGHTVRIHVIGDGAIHAALDIFEEAAELYGLPQHCHNTLEHLENLLPEDIDRLRKLNVVASSQPCHITLDPGGPERDLGLERSRIMWPFATYKQRGIRQAFGTDSPITPVTSMNVLYTAITRQDPKSHWPEGGWLPSERIDAATALRNYTLGSAYAAGDEQNLGSLEPGKYADLVVLDQNPLTVDPQELQATKVQATYLAGNLIYER